A genomic window from Cinclus cinclus chromosome 5, bCinCin1.1, whole genome shotgun sequence includes:
- the RRH gene encoding visual pigment-like receptor peropsin encodes MPWNDSSNSSESDNEAHSAFTQTEHNIVAAYLITAGVISIFSNIVVLGIFVKYKELRTATNAIIINLAFTDIGVSGIGYPMSAASDLHGSWKFGYTGCQIYAALNIFFGMASIGLLTVVAVDRYLTICRPDIGRRMTTRSYATLILAAWINAVFWSSMPTAGWASYAPDPTGATCTVNWRKNDASFISYTMSVIAVNFVVPLTVMFYCYYNVSRTMKQYASSNCLESINIDWSDQVDVTKMSVVMIIMFLVAWSPYSIVCLWSSFGDPKKISPAMAIIAPLFAKSSTFYNPCIYVIANKKFRRAILAMVRCQTRQEITINNALPMSVSQSVLTSQNSSHLPA; translated from the exons ATGCCTTGGAATGACTCATCCAATTCCTCAGAAAGTGACAATGAAGCTCATTCAGCCTTCACACAGACTGAGCACAACATAGTTGCAGCTTACTTAATAACAGCAG GAGTCATAAGCATTTTCAGTAACATTGTTGTGTTAGGCATCTTTGTGAAGTACAAAGAGCTTCGGACAGCAACCAATGCAATTATTATCAACTTGGCTTTTACTGATATTGGTGTTAGTGGCATTGGTTACCCTATGTCTGCTGCCTCAGACCTGCATGGAAGCTGGAAATTTGGATATACTGGATGCCAG ATCTATGCTGccttaaatatcttttttgGGATGGCGAGTATTGGTTTGCTGACTGTTGTTGCTGTTGATCGTTACCTGACCATCTGCAGGCCTGATATAG GAAGAAGAATGACCACCCGTAGCTATGCCACTCTTATCCTTGCTGCTTGGATAAATGCAGTCTTCTGGTCTTCCATGCCTACTGCAGGTTGGGCCAGCTACGCTCCAGATCCCACTGGAGCAACGTGCACAGTAAATTGGAGGAAAAATGATGC GTCCTTTATTTCCTACACAATGAGTGTAATTGCTGTTAATTTTGTTGTGCCCTTAACAGTCATGTTTTACTGTTATTACAATGTTTCCCGGACAATGAAACAATATGCCAGCAGTAACTGCCTAGAGAGCATTAACATAGATTGGTCTGACCAAGTAGATGTGACAAAG ATGTCTGTTGTGATGATTATAATGTTCTTGGTGGCATGGTCTCCATATTCTATTGTGTGTTTGTGGTCTTCCTTTGGAGACCCAAAGAAAATTTCTCCTGCAATGGCGATCATAGCTCCTCTCTTCGCAAAATCTTCCACATTCTATAATCCCTGCATTTATGTAATTGCAAACAAAAA GTTTCGGAGGGCAATCCTGGCAATGGTGCGGTGTCAGACAAGACAAGAGATAACCATAAACAATGCTTTGCCCATGAGTGTATCTCAAAGTGTATTGACATCGCAGAACTCCAGTCATTTGCCTGCATAA